One Natrinema longum genomic window, TCGTCGCCGACATCGAGCATGCATGCGAGTTAGCGAGGGGTAATGTATGCGTTACGATTTCACACGACACCCGACTGCGATCCGGCCGGGGAGGGACCTGGCGCTCACTCGAGTCGTTCGGCGGCCTCTCGATCGACGAGGGGAGCGGCGTTCTGTTCGGGCAGTGTGACGACATCGTCGGTCGTCAGGGTGTATTCCCGGTCGTCGACGCCGAGAATCGCGCCGATATCGCTGGTGATGCGGACCGTCGTCCGGTCGACGGCAGCGTCGGTGGGACTCGAGTCGGCGGTGTCGTCGGTGGGGCTCGAGCCGGCCGTCCCGCTGGGAGCTGCCTCCGGATCCGACGGCGGCGGTGTCTCGTCGGGATCTGCAGGTCGGTCGTCCCGTGCGTGCTCCGACGGCCGTTCGGCCTGTCCGGTCGGCTCCCCGGCGGCGTCGGTCCGATCGCCGCCGCTCGCGTCCGCCTGATCGATCGAACGGCCGGTCCCGCCCATGACGTCCGCGGGGGAGACGCCGCTTGCCTCGTCCGCTTTCGGTCCGTCGGCGGCTGCAGCGCCGACGTCCGTCGGTGGTTCCTCGGGGGGAGCCGGCGGGACGTCGTCCGCGGTCGCGTCGCGTGGCGACTGCGTCTCGGATCGCGACTCGCCATCGTGGGGGGGAGCTGCCCCAGCGGGATCGGAGCCGCTCGCGGAGTCGGTGGCCGCGTCGGGGGCGACGGCCGGCTCCTCGGTGCCCTCGAGGACGTCCAGCACGCGGCTCTTGTTCGCGCCGATGCGGTCGACGAGGTCGTCGAAGAGAGCCGCTTCTTCGGCGGTCAATCCCTCGTCGTCGGCCGCCATTCCGGCCGCGGCGAGGCTGGCCTGCTTGACGAGTTTCCCCATCCGGCGCTCGTAGATCGCTTCGACGACGTCCTTGGCGGTCTCGATCTCGTCGGTGAGTCGACCGACTTCGGGCGAGGAGAAAGGGTCCTCGGCCCGCTCGGCGACGCGATCGCGTTCGTCCTCGAGGTCGGCGATGTACTCGCCGACCTCCTGGTAGAAGGAAGGGCGCAGGTTCTGGAGGCTGTCCTTCTGGCGCTCCTTGCTCTGGACCGAACGCAGTTCGTCTAGATTCATTCTTTCTCCTTCTCGGCGCGGCCACGTGCCATGAGGAACACGGCGACGTACTCGGGTAGTGACTGGTCACCCTCCGAGACCGTAAAGGTATCTCCTCCGAGTTCGACCTCGCCGCCATCGCTCACGTCGACGGTGATTTCGTGGCCGACGAACGTCTCCGGGACGGCGTCTACGAGGGGATCGAAGTCCGCGATCTCGTCGCGCTCGAGTCGGACCGTTTGCAGCCCGCTGCCGCCGTGCAGGCTGCCCGGCAGCCGGATCAGCCGGTTCGTGTCCGTCGTAACCGGTTCGTCGATCGGAGCGTTGTCCTGCTCGACGGCCTCGCTCGCGAACCGCTCGGCCAACTGCGCGACGGCGGTGTGGACGGTGACGTTGCCCGCCTCGAGTTGCTCCCGGTTGTTGCGGGCCGCGTTCAGCGTGGCCTGGGCCTTTCCCTCGCCGATGCCGTCGAACGACTGGAGCCGCTCGAGTGCGGCATCCTCCTCGAGTTCGAGCAACTCGTCGACGAAGCCCATGAAGTGGTCGTGGGTCCGAGCGCCCCACCCCCCCTCGATCTGGAGGGTGCGCCGTTCCGTCGGCGTCTTCCGTCCCAGTCCGGCGACGGTCTCGGTCTCGATCAGTTCCTCGAACTCGAGGCCGATGCCCCGAACGTAGTCGACGATTTCTCGGCGGTGTTCCCGTTCGAGGTGCAGGACGTTCTCGTCGCGGACGTGGACGTGGTAGCCCCGGCCGCCCGAGAAGACGATCTCGAGGTCCTCGAACGCGAAGTCGTCCTCGAGAAACTCGAGCAGCCGACGCAGGGCGTCCTGACACTTCGCGAGCATCTCCCCGTAGCTGTCCTCGCCCAGCGTCACGCTGGGCAGGTGGTCGGCGTCGAGATCGAAGACGAGATCGGCGGACTGCCAGTCTTTCTCGTGCATCGAACTCGCGCCGGGGTCGCGAAAGCGTCCCGCGGAGAAGTAGACGTGTCGCGGGCGCTTTCGGACGAGAAACTCGGAGAGATCGCCCAACTCGAGCAGCGAACGGTGGCGGACCATCGTCGTGTCCGGCCCCTCGGTCCAGGGGATGTACCCCCACTCGCGTTCGTTGGCCGCGGGCGGCGGCGTGATCTCCGTCCGTCGATAGTGGTCGCGGAATCGCCCCCGCAGATAGGCCCTCGTTCGCTCCTCCATACGACTCGAGTAGTCGTGGATGGGGGCGTATAATCTTGCCGAATGTTCGACCTCGTGGGGGGACGACACAGGGGAACCGATCGAGAGCGGCTCGTGTCCCGTGTTGCTTCGCGCCGCGCTCGCTTAGTCACTGGACGGCGAATCGACGGTCACGTACCGATCACCATCGAGGACCGCGTCGACGCGACCGTGCCAGTCCTCGGCGAAGGCCTCGCGTTCGGCGTCGGTCGCGGTGCCGTCGATCAGTTTCGGCAGGTTGTCGACGGCCGGGCCGCCGGATGGGACGTCCGCGACGTGGTAGATTACCCGAACCGTCTCGTCCGTGTCCGTGCGCGTGAATTCGAAGGCGATGCCGTCGGTGCCGATGGCACCGTAGTGAAGCAGGTTCTTCCGGCCGCCGTGGCCGCCGGCCAGTCCGGCGAATCCGTCCTCGCCCGCGGCACCCGTCACGTACGAGATCAGGCGCGCGGTGACGCCGTAGGCGGGGTCGTCCCGCGGTCCGCCGGCGAGTACTTCGACGTCGCCGCGGACCGGGAGTTCGTCGCCGGGGTAGAGGGCCTCGAGGCCCGCCTTGGCGATCCGGTACGCGCCAGCCGCCGTGGGACAGGAGTGGCCCGCCGCTTTCACCACGTCCGCGTACGTGATGACGATCGGATCGCCGGGCTCGAGGACGGCCAGGGCCTCGGCGGCGGGGTCTCGCAGTCGGATCGGATCGATATCGTAGTCGACGTTCCAGTCGGTTCGGTCTCGGTTCGTGGGGTCGGATTCGTTGGTGGAGTTGCTCATGGATGGATCGATGTGCTGTGTGGATCGTTCGTGTGGTTCGATTCGCGACGGCATCGGGGAGCTGTCAGTACCGCAACAGCCGCATCCCGTTGAGGATGACCAGCAGGACGCTGCCGATGTGGACGAGCATGCCGCTGGCCATGTGGACGTAGCCGGCGAAGACGCCGGCCAACAGTAGACCGACCGTCGCGACCGCGATGGCGACGTTCTCCGTGACGTTCCACCGGGTCGCCTTGCTGAGTCCGACGGCGTAGGGAATGCGTGCCAACTCGTCGGCCATCAGCGCCATGTCTGCAGTCTCGATGGCGGTGTCGGTCCCCGCCGCGCCCATCGCGATCCCGACGTCGGCGGTCGCCAGCGACGGCGCGTCGTTGATCCCGTCGCCGACCATCGCGACGACGTGGCCCTCCCGCTGGAACGACTCGATCGCCGCCTGTTTCTCCTCGGGGAGCAGCGTCGCGCGGTAGTCGTCTATTCCGACCGTCTCGGCGACGGCGCGAGCGGTCCGCTCGTTGTCGCCGGTCAGCATCACCGTTCGGACGCCGGCGTCCTGTGCGAACGTAGTGAGCGCAGGGCTCGATGGACGAGGCGTATCGAGTCTCCCGGCGTTCTGCAGCGCCGCGACGACGTCCGCTGCGGCGGGCCGGAGTTCGTCCCTGATCGAGATGACGCCGACGA contains:
- the priS gene encoding DNA primase small subunit PriS, with protein sequence MEERTRAYLRGRFRDHYRRTEITPPPAANEREWGYIPWTEGPDTTMVRHRSLLELGDLSEFLVRKRPRHVYFSAGRFRDPGASSMHEKDWQSADLVFDLDADHLPSVTLGEDSYGEMLAKCQDALRRLLEFLEDDFAFEDLEIVFSGGRGYHVHVRDENVLHLEREHRREIVDYVRGIGLEFEELIETETVAGLGRKTPTERRTLQIEGGWGARTHDHFMGFVDELLELEEDAALERLQSFDGIGEGKAQATLNAARNNREQLEAGNVTVHTAVAQLAERFASEAVEQDNAPIDEPVTTDTNRLIRLPGSLHGGSGLQTVRLERDEIADFDPLVDAVPETFVGHEITVDVSDGGEVELGGDTFTVSEGDQSLPEYVAVFLMARGRAEKEKE
- a CDS encoding FmdE family protein, which encodes MSNSTNESDPTNRDRTDWNVDYDIDPIRLRDPAAEALAVLEPGDPIVITYADVVKAAGHSCPTAAGAYRIAKAGLEALYPGDELPVRGDVEVLAGGPRDDPAYGVTARLISYVTGAAGEDGFAGLAGGHGGRKNLLHYGAIGTDGIAFEFTRTDTDETVRVIYHVADVPSGGPAVDNLPKLIDGTATDAEREAFAEDWHGRVDAVLDGDRYVTVDSPSSD